GCTTCTGCAACATCACCCGCATCATCTTCAACTTCCGCGCGCAGATCAATACGACCGGTAGAAGCTATGGTAAGGTCATAGGTGAGGTCAGCGACATCATCAGCGGAAGCCACAAGCACTTCATCGGCATAGAGGCGGAGTTCTGCGATTTCGGTTTCCAGCGCAAAGCCTGCAATGCGAACTTCAATCACATCATCTAATTCAGCAAAAGCCGGATTGTATGGGTCGTTTGACGGGCTTGTAAAACGGACGAGCAACGGATCGTTGAAAAGATCAACAAAAATATCAGCACCGCCTACATCTTTTCCTTCCAGGAAACTGCCATTAACCTGCTCCCCGCTTCTGAATACAAAAGCCATCTGCAGAATCTGTTCACTCAGCGGTACGCCGTAGTATTCGCGTATATTTTCAATATCAAGCTGGTACAGATCCTCACCGATACGGGTAAGCTTGGTTTCGGGCGTGTTCTGCCCCCAGTTGGTTTTAACGTACCGCCAGCCGGACGGGCCATCGCTGAGGTTAGTAATTACACCAGTGTGGGCATAGACGTCACCGGTGTAGCCCGCAAGGCCGCCGTTTCCTTGTGTGGCGTCAAAAATGATGGAAACGGGCTGATCTTCCGTAGGGAAATCCGGAATGGTAGTTACTACCTGTGCCTGAAGGTAGGCTGCAGGCATAAGCAGAATGAGCAGAAAAAGGAGCATCAGATGATGGAGCCTGGAGTATAGCATAATTCAAAAAGTTTATTGCAATTAATAGAGTACAGGTTTACCGCTGTTTTTTTCTTTAAATCGGGCAGACTTTTCCGCCATAGCCGCAGGGCTAAGCGTAGAACTGCGTAATACAAGTTCAGGGGCGTAGACCGTATGAGATATCTTGCCCCCGGGGTTATTGATTCGGTTGAGAATTTTTTCTATGGCCATTTCACCCATTTCCCGCATGGGCTGCCGCATGGTGCTCAGGCCGAAAAAATCGGAAAACTGAATATCATCATACCCGATTATGGGAATGTAAATACCATGATCCTGCATGGCTTTGATTGCGCCGATAGCCTGTATATCAGAGTTGCAAAAACAGGCATCCGGATGCTCGGGTAAACTGAGAAGCTTAATCATGGCTTCATATCCGTTTTTTTCGGTGAAACCGTCGCGGGCCGTGCTGTCTCCTGCTACAATAAGTTCAGAAAGCGCGAAGCGACCTGCATCTTCAAGGGCCCTTTTATAGCCACTCACGCGATCCTGTGTGGGTTTGGATCTGCTGAGCGCTGAAATCATAGCTATTCGCTGATAGCCCTGTTCAATAAAATACTGTGTTGCATTGTAGGCACCGTCGATACTATCCACGCTAACGGAGTCAAACTCAGCGCTGTATTCATCAACAAGCGTGATAGGCACATCATATT
This genomic stretch from Cyclonatronum proteinivorum harbors:
- a CDS encoding LacI family DNA-binding transcriptional regulator; translated protein: MSVTIYDIAKEAGVSIATVSRVFNNSNNVSEKSRTKILQLAKKMGYHPQAMAQGLARKKSKLISLIVPVMSNYFFMEVLEGIQEKIGDSDFDLNIYNVKLSDDIFEQVEYSVKRGMAEGYVIISVHFTEKQWNELKKYDVPITLVDEYSAEFDSVSVDSIDGAYNATQYFIEQGYQRIAMISALSRSKPTQDRVSGYKRALEDAGRFALSELIVAGDSTARDGFTEKNGYEAMIKLLSLPEHPDACFCNSDIQAIGAIKAMQDHGIYIPIIGYDDIQFSDFFGLSTMRQPMREMGEMAIEKILNRINNPGGKISHTVYAPELVLRSSTLSPAAMAEKSARFKEKNSGKPVLY